One stretch of Pseudomonas azotoformans DNA includes these proteins:
- the pdxR gene encoding MocR-like pyridoxine biosynthesis transcription factor PdxR, with amino-acid sequence MGQLSNPSRGAERRIYARLRAQIEDGTLAPDTKLLSTRAMADTLGVSRTTVTAAYEQLAAEGFVVTAVGKAARVAARVGGRPATGPVPDDHRPPLLSLYGQHVASLTPYSMASPSARIDFQYGAVASRDFPALGWHRAYRAELVKRQPSRPYGQPEGEERLRQALQGYLRRARGLSCDAEQILVVHGSQQGLDLCARVLLNPDDAFVFEDPGYRMARYCFEATGATALPIPVDACGLQTQRLPDDPRARLAYVTPSHQFPMGAVLPIARRLELLAWASRHRAWVIEDDYGGEFRYGQRPIDALQSVDAEAQVIYVGTFSKALSPQLRLGYLVLPRDLVGVFREAKRLTDRHSARWEQNVLASLIASGAYERHVRRLRRDNEGRRKALLDAVDRHLAGLGKLLGMAAGLHGVLLLPSLGSRDEPALQALALEFGVGVYPLTPLFTSQGDRPAGLVMGYAGLTVEQIDEGVRILAKVARRLMSKTHLA; translated from the coding sequence GCCAGGTTGCGTGCACAGATTGAAGACGGCACGCTTGCGCCCGACACCAAGCTGCTCTCGACCCGTGCGATGGCAGACACACTCGGGGTGTCACGCACCACCGTCACCGCCGCCTACGAGCAACTGGCCGCCGAGGGGTTTGTGGTGACTGCCGTAGGCAAGGCCGCCAGGGTTGCCGCCAGAGTCGGGGGGCGGCCGGCAACGGGCCCGGTGCCCGACGACCACCGTCCACCCTTGCTGTCCCTGTACGGACAGCATGTGGCCAGCCTCACGCCCTACAGCATGGCGTCGCCCTCGGCGCGTATCGACTTTCAGTATGGTGCGGTCGCCTCACGGGACTTCCCGGCACTTGGCTGGCATCGCGCCTATCGCGCCGAACTGGTCAAGCGTCAACCCAGTCGACCTTACGGCCAACCCGAAGGTGAAGAACGCTTGCGCCAGGCACTGCAAGGCTATCTGCGCCGTGCCCGTGGCTTGAGCTGCGATGCCGAGCAGATCCTGGTGGTGCACGGTTCCCAGCAGGGGCTCGATCTGTGCGCTCGGGTGCTGCTCAACCCCGACGATGCGTTCGTGTTCGAGGACCCGGGCTACCGCATGGCCCGGTACTGTTTCGAGGCCACCGGCGCAACCGCGTTACCCATTCCGGTCGACGCCTGCGGCTTGCAGACACAACGCTTGCCGGACGACCCACGCGCACGGCTGGCCTACGTCACCCCGTCGCACCAGTTCCCCATGGGCGCAGTACTGCCCATCGCGCGGCGCCTCGAGTTGCTGGCCTGGGCGAGTCGCCATCGCGCATGGGTCATCGAAGACGATTACGGTGGCGAATTCCGCTACGGCCAGCGCCCCATCGACGCGCTGCAGTCAGTGGATGCCGAAGCGCAGGTGATCTACGTCGGCACCTTCTCCAAGGCACTCTCGCCGCAATTGCGGCTGGGTTACCTGGTACTGCCCCGTGACCTGGTGGGCGTGTTTCGTGAGGCCAAGCGGCTGACCGACCGCCACTCCGCGCGCTGGGAGCAGAACGTACTCGCCTCATTAATCGCCAGCGGCGCCTATGAACGCCACGTACGTCGCCTGCGCCGTGACAATGAAGGACGCCGTAAAGCGCTGCTGGATGCCGTCGACCGCCACCTGGCGGGGCTTGGCAAACTGCTGGGCATGGCCGCCGGGCTGCATGGGGTATTGCTGCTGCCGTCGCTGGGCTCGCGGGATGAGCCCGCCTTGCAGGCGCTTGCCCTTGAGTTCGGCGTGGGTGTGTATCCCCTGACGCCGTTGTTCACGTCGCAGGGCGACCGACCGGCAGGCCTGGTCATGGGCTACGCCGGGCTCACCGTGGAGCAGATTGATGAAGGGGTAAGGATACTGGCGAAGGTAGCCCGGCGCCTGATGAGCAAGACGCACCTGGCCTGA